The window AAGTTAAAGAGCCGCTTAATCGCTCCATGTTTGGCAAGGCGGCAGTGCTGGTGACGGCGGCgacagcagcggcggcggcggcggcggacagGGGGAGGAAGGCCACAGCCCCCGCGGGGCCGGCCCAGGCCCGGGCTACCCCCGCGCGGCTGGATGGGCAACTGGGCTGCGGCGCCATGGAGCCCGCGCTGAGTTGCAAGAGGAGCCCGAGCCTGCGCTTGGCCGACCTGGCCGCCTTGCATGGCGGGGGCAGCAGCGCCACCAGCGGTGGCAGCTTCCACCACTTGCACCCGGGGGACCTGGGCTCTTCGGATCCGGCCGCTGCCGCCCCCTTCGGGCCCGAGCACGTGGCGGCGGCAACGGGCGCGCTCAAGCTCAGCCCCGCAGGCCCTGAGGCAACTTtcgcctcctcttcctccgcgTCCTCCTCCCAGCCCGCCAGCACCGGAGTTGGCGCCAACAGCGCCGGGGCACCCCCCTCAGCCAGCCACCCCTACTCGGCGGCAGGCAGGGACCTGGCGCTGAGGCGGGAGCAGGGCGCGCGTGgcgagcagcagctgcagcagcacccggCGGCCGCCAGCTCGCCCATGTTCATCTCCTCAGCGGGCACCTATGGCGCCGGGGGGGAGCCTCACGCCGCCGTCTTCCCGGGGCTACACGACCATCCAGCGGGCCCTCCCGGCGGGCACCACCCCCTCAATGGGCAAATGCGCCTGGGGCTGGctgtagctgcagcagcagctgcggcTGCCGAGTTCTACGGCCGCGTCGAGCCCTTCCGCCCTTCGTccgccgcagccgccgccgccgcagcttCCGAGGCCTCCTACGGCCCTGCGCCGCACGGCTACCCCGTCAACTTAGCCGCAGCTGCGGCTGCCGCcctgcaacagcagcaacagcaccacTCTCACCCACCCGCACATGCGCATCccgctccccctcctcctcctcaccaccaccaccacgcggGCGCTGCGGCCGCAGCCTTCCTGCGCTACATGCGGCAGCCCATCAAGCAGGAACTGATCTGCAAGTGGATCGAGGCCGAGGCGGCCGGCGGCGTGCCGCCCTGCTCCAAGACCTACAGCACCATGCACGAGCTG of the Hemicordylus capensis ecotype Gifberg chromosome 3, rHemCap1.1.pri, whole genome shotgun sequence genome contains:
- the ZIC5 gene encoding zinc finger protein ZIC 5 codes for the protein MFGKAAVLVTAATAAAAAAADRGRKATAPAGPAQARATPARLDGQLGCGAMEPALSCKRSPSLRLADLAALHGGGSSATSGGSFHHLHPGDLGSSDPAAAAPFGPEHVAAATGALKLSPAGPEATFASSSSASSSQPASTGVGANSAGAPPSASHPYSAAGRDLALRREQGARGEQQLQQHPAAASSPMFISSAGTYGAGGEPHAAVFPGLHDHPAGPPGGHHPLNGQMRLGLAVAAAAAAAAEFYGRVEPFRPSSAAAAAAAASEASYGPAPHGYPVNLAAAAAAALQQQQQHHSHPPAHAHPAPPPPPHHHHHAGAAAAAFLRYMRQPIKQELICKWIEAEAAGGVPPCSKTYSTMHELVNHVTVEHVGGPEQSSHVCFWEECPRQGKPFKAKYKLINHIRVHTGEKPFPCPFPGCGKVFARSENLKIHKRTHTGEKPFKCEFDGCDRKFANSSDRKKHSHVHTSDKPYFCKVRGCDKSYTHPSSLRKHMKIHCKSPPPSPTLGSHGYQPTGTPLGAPLSPLQDSGRGRPANLSPQVTNLNEWYVCQASGVPNHLHTPSSNATSSEEEEEEEETYRNSEPRTIH